TACTAAAAGCCAAAGCTTCATTTCCTCTTTTATCGTCAATAATCACCGAATAACTAGAAAACCCATACAAAACAGAAAAAATAATGCCTGGAACAATCAAAAGCAAGGACCACAAAATAACCTTCACAAAAACAAGAATAGATACAATTGCAAAAGGACTAAAAATATCCTTTGCTTGTTTATACATTTCCACCGCATTAACCGATTGATCTTGTGCCACATTGTGAACTGTTTTAATGAGCGCTATCGAATAAAATAAAGAAATCAAAATTGTAAGAATAAAAATTATTGCTGAAATTAAAACAGAAAGGCCTGATGGGCCAGCATCAGCTGTCTGTAAAAGTTTAAAGCTTCCAACCCCCAACAAAACAAGGACAGTCGTCGGAACAAAGAAAATAGCATAAACAATAGAAAATGCCTTAATATTCTTTAGAAGTAAATCATAACTTTTCTTAAAAATCACTCCAAAATTCTCTTCCATATTATCTCCTTTTCAAAGAATTAAATAAATATTGATTTGATAAAATATTATACCTTATCAAAAGAAAAATCGCCACTGCCTTTATGTTTATCCAAAAATAGACTTGAAACTTCTATGAACATAGTGGATAAAAAAGGCCTAGATCTTATCTAAGCCTTTTAATGCGCGGGGTGGGACTTGAACCCACACGGGTTACCCCACACGCCCCTCAAACGTGCGCGTATACCATTCCGCCACCCGCGCGCAAGCTAGCATTATAGCCTCTCTTTGATTTTTTTCAACCAAAGAACTTACCTTGCCATCTTTTATCTATTTTCAAAACGTCTCATGTCAACAACAAACGTTTTCTCTTGAAAACGCAACGGCTTATCAAGAATAGTCCCTGAATCAACTTTAATCTCATAGCGAAACATTTTTCTTTTATTAACAATATCTCTAAAAATATATAAAACCGTTTTTGTCTTCGGATCAAAACTAATATTAAATATTTCCATTTTTCCTTGCGCAATCTCCCTTAAGACAAAAGAGGTCAATCCAACCATGTTGTGACTATAGGAAGTTGTTAAGTTACCAAATTCATCACCTCTATGTTTTAAATATTTTTCTTGAGGTTGAATAAAATAAATTCTTTTATATTGATTCAGGTCTGCCTTTGTTATTTGATCTTTAACAAATTGAATTTCTTTTTGACTTGGAATAACTCGATACTTTAATATCGTCTGATATGCTTGCGCCATACCGTAAAAACTTAACAATAAAAGCACGACGGAAAATATGAGTTTCCGGCCCTTAGCAAGAAACTGAGTCCATGCTCTTGCGGCCCATATCACAACAAAGAAAACAAGGATTGTCAACGGCCCCAAACATCGATAATAAAAAGCATTTTGAGTGGAAACAAGATTAGGCAAAAAACTTAAAAACATCAAAACAATCAAGATCAAAGACCGAACAAAACCATTTGTAAAAGATTTAGCTCTTTTTTCTTTTGGCTGTCGAACAATTTCTAAAACAATAGCAGAACCAATAAAAAAAACAACAATACTCGCAAACATCTTGTGGGGAAAAATATTCCACAAATTTAAGGCATTAAATAGCGGCTCTCGAAAAAACCATGCTATTTTTCCAAAATAGTCTGCTGTGACTTCATACGGGTTGTATCCAAATAAATTAAATCGAGCAAAATAAGGTTTAACCACATGAAGAACAATTAAAGAAAGCACCATAGAGAATACCGCCGGCGAAAATAAATTAATCATCCGATTCTTAATTTCAGAAACATTTGAAAATTCAGAGAATAAAATCACCACTCCAACCATAGTCCAATAAAACATTGATGTTGGCTTGTATATTGATAGTGCGCAAAACAACAAAAAAACAGATAAAGCAAATCGGCCGCTAACTATCCGCCGAAGAATCTTATCTGTCAAAGAAATGCGGTCACTAGCTAAAAAAGCGCCCATCACAAACAGAATCGAAACCGGTTGATACGCCATTGCCGTTTGAGAGACAGCCACTTGAAAAGAAGGCAAAGTAAAAATAGTTAGAGATAGCAAAAAAGCGTTGATCGGTGAGAAGAATTTCTTTCGAATCCAAAAAAAGAAGATTGATGCGCAAAGAGCAAGATTGATAACACCTAAAAAACGAACAAGATTAAGATCTTTAATAGAATTAATCAAAAGTCCCATCGCCAAAAATAAATGTGCGCCGATAAAACGTCCAATGGATAAATTATAAACAACTCCTGGTGTTTCTAGTCTAGTCGGGGTTTTCAGAAAGAAAATAACATCGTCATGATAAACATAGTGCGATGCAATGGCAGGCCAAAAAGCAATACATAAAGAAATTAAAAAAAGAAAAAAAACAACAGGCTTATAAAAAACTTTTTTCTTAATCATAGAGGGTTAAGACTTTTTTGCCAAAGAAGCAGCAACAAAACTCTGAAACAAAGGATGCGCCTTATCTGGCTTTGATTTAAACTCGGGATGAAACTGGCATGCAACAAACCATGGGTGACTCTTAAGCTCAAGAATCTCCACAAGTTTCTTTTTTACATTAATCCCTGAAAAAATAACACCTTTTTTCTCAAAAGCTTTCCGATATTCATCATTAAACTCATAACGATGACGATGCCTCTCCGAAATATTTTCTTTTTTATATGCCTGAAAGCTTTTTGTTTTTTTCTGCAGCTTGCAAGGATAGGCTCCCAAGCGCATGGTCGCTCCCATATTCTTTACTTTCTTTTGTTCTTCCAAAAGACTAATCACAGGATACTTTGTTAATTTCTCAAATTCTGTTGAATTAGCCCCTTTAAGCCCACAAACATTTCTTGCAAATTCAATAGACGCAATCTGCATTCCTAAGCAAATTCCAAAAAAAGGAATCCCTTGCTCTCGCGCATATTCAACAGCTTTAATCTTTCCTTCGATCCCTCTTGTTCCAAATCCCCCAGGAATAAGAATGCCATCAGAATCTTGAAGGTATTTCTTTGCACCAAGCTTCTCAATATCTTCAGAATCTACTCTATTAATAACAACACGAGCATCGTTTGCAATGCCACCATGCACCAACGCTTCATAAATTGACTTATATGCATCTGGAAGAGAAATATATTTTCCAACAACAGAAATCTTGACTTCCTTCGAAGGATTTCTTAACCGTTTTACAACATAATCTTCCCACTTTTTAAGATCACTGTCTGGTCTTTTAATGTTTAGTTTTCTTAGAATTAAATCATCTAGCCCTTCTTTCTTAAAGCAAAGAGGAACTTCATAAATATTCTTAACATCCACAGCTTCAACAACAGCCTCACGATCAACACTACAAAAAAGAGCAATTTTTTCTCTCTGCTCTTTATTCATATGTTTTTCTGTTCGGCATAAAAGAATGTCAGGAGAAATCCCGATCTCACGTAAACGCCCAACGCTATGCTGTGTTGGTTTTGTTTTATGTTCTCCTGCAGACTTAATAAAAGGCAAAAGCGTAACATGCACGTTGATACAATAACTTGGACCTGTCTCCCACTTCATCTGACGAATAGCTTCTAAAAACGGCAGGCTTTCAATATCACCAACAGTTCCGCCAATTTCAACAATAGTAACATCCACATCACGCGCTTTCGCAACTCCTTTTATTCTATTTTTTATTTCATCCGTGATGTGAGGAATGATCTGGACCGTTTTTCCTAAATATTCGCCCTTACGTTCTTTTGAAATAACAGAGAAATAAACCTTCCCTGTTGTAATATTGCTATCCTTGCCAACGCGCGCATTAGTAAAACGCTCATAATGGCCGAGATCTAAATCCGTTTCAGCGCCATCATCAGTCACGTACACTTCTCCATGTTGAAATGGACTCATGGTTCCAGGATCAACATTCAAATAAGGATCACATTTAATTGTCGTTGTAGAAAGACCTCTCTCCTCGAGCATTTTTCCAATCGAAGCAGCAGCAATGCCTTTTCCAAGGCTTGAAACAACACCACCTGTAACAAAAATAAATTTACTCATAAATACTTCCGATCTTTAAAGTTTTTAATATTATAATAACCCTCTTAAAATTATCACTTAAAACTTTAGCAATTCTTTTCTAATAAATACTTGCTCTGGTTTTTAGGGATCTGTTCCGGATAAACACCGTCAAAACATGCGTGACAAAACGCCTTAGAGTCTTTCATGACTTTAAGCATTCCCTCTAAACTTAAGTATTCAAGTGAATCGACCTTAATAAAATCAGCAATTTCTTTGATTTTCTTATTAGAGGCAATCAACTCATCCTTGCTTGGAAAATCAATGCCATAGAAACATGGAAACGTAATCGGAGGACAAGTCACTCGGAAATGAATCTCTTTAGCTCCTGCTTTTCTAATTTCCTCAACACGGCTTCTACTGGTCGTGCCTCGCACAATAGAGTCCTCAACAACCACAACACGCTTTCCTTTCAAAACATCGCTAATGGGATTAAGCTTTACACGCACACGAAATTCCCGCAAAAACTGACTCGGCTGAATAAACGTACGTCCAATATAATGATTTCGAATCATGCCGATCTCCAAAGGAAGACCAGATTCTTTCGCATAGCCAACTGCTGCATAATTTCCAGAATCAGGAATCGACATAACAAAATCAGCATCAATCGAGTTCTCTCGCGCAAGCTGTTCGCCTAAACGTTTTCGCACTAAATAAATATTGTCATCAAAAATATGGCTGTCAGGACGAGCAAAATAGATATTCTCAAAAATACAATGAGCGTTCTTTTCTTTTCTTTCTAAGAAAACACTTTCAATTTTTCCGCCACTTATAAAAACAATTTCCCCAGGTTCAATCTCTCGAACTAGTTCTGCATTAATTAAATCTAAGGCACATGTTTCGCTTGCTAGAATATAAGAGTCGTCTTTCTTACCTAAACATAATGGACGAAACCCAAAAGGATCACGCGCTCCAACTAAAACATCTTCAATCATAAAAACAAGCGAAAAAGCCCCTTGAAGACGCATCAAAGCTTGCTTAACCCAATTCTTAACATCTCCGTTCTTTGTTCTTGCTAAAAGATGAACAATCACCTCAGAGTCCATTGTCGTCTGAAATATAGATCCCTGCTCTTCAAGTTCATTGCAAAGCTCTTCTGTGTTTGTTAAATTTCCATTATGTGCAATAACAATAGTCTTGTTTTTATGTGTTGCCAAAAATGGTTGGATATTCTTAGAATTACTTGATCCTGTTGTTGAATAACGAGTATGGCCTATAGCAAAATTTCCCTTAAGGCTTTCAACAGAACTTTCATCAAAGCAATCTGCAACAAGGCCACGCGCTTTCTTTGAATGGATTCTCTTCCCGTCAAAAGAAAGAATACCGCACGACTCTTCCCCTCTGTGCTGCAACGCATATAAACTTAGAAAAACAATTTTTGCTGCTTCTTTATGATTGGAAACCCCAACAATGCCACACATAACTAAACTCCCTTACGGTAATATTCTTGCAAAGATTTTACATTAAAATCTTTTTCTTTACTCGCTTCAATTCCATTAATAGCTGCCCACGCCGCTTGTATCGTTGTGATACATGGCACATTTTGCAAAATAGCAGCCGCACGAATAGATCGCATATCCGACTGACTCTTTTGCCCAGAAGGAGTATTGATGATCAGATTAATTTCATTATTCTTAATTAATTTTAATAAATTACTTTTACCTTCTCCAACCTTATTAACAACCTCAACCTTAATTCCATTTGTTTTAAGTGCTCGCGCTGTTCCTTTTGTTGAAAGAAGTTCAAACTTCATGTCCGTTAGTTTTTTTGCTAAAAATGCAATATTGCGCTTATCAGTTTCATTGACACTTAAAAAAATCTTTCCCTCTTGAGGCAAAGATTGACCCGCCGCCGCCTGCGATTTAGCAAAAGCAGCGCCAAAAGTTTCATCAATCCCCATAACTTCTCCTGTTGACTTCATCTCAGGACCCAAGACAATGTCCACGCCGGAAAAACGAGAAAAAGGCAAAACAGATTCTTTAACCGAGATATTCTTAAGCTCCTCAATATTAACAAACTTAAAATCAGACATTTTCTTGCCAGCCATAATCTGAGAGGCAATCTTTGCCAAAGGCACACCTGTTGCCTTGCTAACAAAAGGCACCGTACGAGACGCCCTCGGATTAACCTCTAAGACATAAATACGATCTCCTTTAATGGCAAACTGAATATTAAGAAGACCAATAACTTTTAATCCCCTTGCAATGTCGCAAGTATATTTCTCAATTCTTTTAATCAAAGTCAAGCTCAATGTATGAGGTGGCAAAACACAGGCTGAGTCTCCTGAATGAATTCCAGCATTTTCAATATGCTCCATCATGCCCGCAACAACAGCATCTTCTCCATCTGAAATACCATCGACATCAACTTCAATCGCATCTTCAATAAATTGATCAATCAAAACAGGATGCCCCTGGGAAACATCTTTAGCCTCTTCAATAAAATCAAGCAATGCCTCTTGATCATACACAATCTTCATGGCTCTTCCGCCTAAAACATATGACGGTCTTGCTAAAACCGGATATCCAATTCTTTTTGCGATTTTAATCGCTTCCTCTGCAGAAAATGCAGAACCATTTTCAGGCTGAGAAAGTCCAAGCGTTGTAATAAACTCTGAGAACTTTTCTCTATTTTCTGCCAAATCAATAGACTCAACTGTCGTCCCAATAATCGGCACTCCAGCTTCATTTAAGGCACGCGCTAAATTAAGCGGCGTCTGCCCACCAAACTGAACGATAACACCATCAGGATTTTCAACCTCAATAATATTCATAACATCTTCAAACGTCAAAGGCTCAAAATAAAGTCGGTCAGATGTGTCATAATCTGTCGAAACTGTCTCAGGATTTGAATTAACCATAATAGTTTCGCAACCCATCTCTTTTAATGCAAAAGAAGCATGACAGCAACAATAATCAAACTCAATTCCCTGACCAATACGATTAGGCCCGCCACCTAAAATCATAATTTTTTTCTTCTGACTCTTTTCTTTTTCCGTAGCCTTACTTTCGTCTTCGTCTTCATATGTTGAGTAATAATATGGCGTATAGGCTTCAAACTCAGCTGCACACGTGTCGACCAATTTAAACACAGCTCGAATCCCCTTTTCTTTTCTTAAAGCTCGCACTCCCTTTTCGCTTATTGAAAAAATCTGAGCCAGCTGTGCGTCACCAAAACCCCATTGCTTTGCTTGCCTTAAAGAATCTTTGCTAACCGATTTATTTTCTTCGAATTCTTTTTTTAAATTATTTTCAAACTCAACTAATTCTGAAATATTAGAAAGAAACCATGGATCAATCTTTGTAATCTCAAAAATTTCATCGACACTCATTCCTTTTTGAAGCGCATATTTAATGTAAAAAATACGAGATGCATTCGGGTTCTTAAGTCGATGTATCAATTTCTCATCAGAAATATCTTGAAACTTGAGCTTATTGTCCAGGCCAACATGTCCTATTTCAAGACCACGCAACCCTTTCTGCAAAGACTCTTTAAACGTGCGCCCGATTGCCATTGTTTCGCCAACAGATTTCATCGAAACACCCAAAGTGTCGCCTGCCTCTGGAAACTTCTCAAATGTAAATCTTGGGATTTTTGTCACGCAATAATCAATAGTCGGTTCAAATGAAGCTGGCGTTTCTCTTGTGATATCGTTTCGAATTTCATCCAATGAATATCCCACCGCTAATTTCGCTGCAAACTTTGCAATCGGAAAGCCTGTAGCCTTACTAGCTAATGCCGAACTGCGTGATACACGCGGGTTAACCTCGATAACGACAATGCGGCCATTTGTTGGATCAACAGCAAAATGAACGTTACAACCTCCTGTTTCAACGCCAATTTCTCGAATCAACGCAATGGTTTGGTTCCGCATTCTTTGATATTCTTTATCTGTCAAAGTTTGTGCCGGAGCAACGGTAATACTGTCTCCCGTGTGAACACCCAAAGGATCTAAATTTTCAATAGAACAAACAATAACAACATTATCTTTGCAATCCCGCATGACTTCAAGCTCATATTCTTTCCATCCTTCAATAGACTCTTCAATCAAAACTTCATTATTCCTACTGCATTCGAGACCTAAAAACGCTATTTTTTCAAGCTCTTCTGCATTATGCGCAATCCCACCGCCGGAACCGCCTAATGTATAGCTCGCCCGAACAATCAAAGGAAATCCAATTTCCTTTCCTGCCTCTCTTGCCTCCTGTATCGTATAAGCAAACGTACTGCGAGGAACCTCAAGGCCAACTTTCAAAACAGCCGCTTTAAAACATTCACGATCTTCTGCTTTCTTGATAACTTCATGAGGCGCACCAATAAGCTCAACATTATATTTCTCCAAAATACCTTGCTCGAAAGCTTGCATTGCCAAATTTAATCCTGTTTGCCCACCTAACGTTGGCAAAAGTGCGTCTGGCCTCTCTTTTTCAATAACGCGCTCTAAAAACTCCAACGTCAAAGGCTCAATATATGTCGCATCCGAAATCTCAGGATCTGTCATGATCGTCGCTGGATTTGAATTAATCAAGACAACCTCGTAACCTTCCTCTTTAAGCGCCTTACAAGCCTGGGTTCCAGAATAATCAAACTCGCACGCCTGACCAATAACAATGGGACCAGAACCAATAAGCAAAATTTTCTTTATATCGTTACGCTTTGGCATGAAAATCCTTCATCATTTTAATAAATTTATCAAATAAATACTGTGCGTCATGCGGACCAGGAGAAGCTTCCGGATGATATTGAACAGAAAAAAGTGGATACTTTTTATGTTCAATACCTTCAACAGTTTTATCATTCAAATTAATATGTGTCACTTCAACATCATCACTATTTAAACTTTTCATATCAACACAAAAGCCATGATTTTGGGATGTAATAGAAATCTTGTTTTCTTTTAAATCTTTAACTGGATGATTAGCCCCTCTATGACCAAACTTCAGCTTGTATGTTTTTCCGCCTAGCGCAAGACCTAAAATCTGGTTACCTAAACAAATACCAAAAATAGGAAGCTTACCTAAGAAGGCTTTTGCAGTTTTAACAACATATGGCACAGCCGCAGGATCACCTGGACCATTTGAAATAAAAAGTCCATCAGGATTGATCGCTTGAATTTCTTCTGACGTAACCGTCGAGGGAAATACATGAACTTCGCATCCAAGCTTTGCGAGAATTCTTAAAATATTAAATTTAACACCGCAATCAATCACAGCAACTTTTAATGAATGTTTTTCTTCTTTGTTCCAGATATATTTTTCCTTAGTCGTAACTTCCTTAACCCAATCGCTACCTTCCATATCTGGCACTTTCTTAAGCTTATCCGCTAAACTTTGAGAATCAAAATCTTTTGTTGAAATGATACCCTTCATAGCTCCACAAACTCTTAGATGTCGCGTCAGAGCTCTGGTGTCAACATTCTCAATTGCGATGATGTTATTTTCTTTTAAATATTCCATTAAACATTTTGTAGCACGAAAATTAGAAAATCTACGAGCAAACTCTTTAACAACAAAACCCTTAACATGAATTTTGCTAGACTCAACATCTTCTTCATTCACACCGTAATTTCCAATCAAAGGATATGTCATGGTGACAATTTGACCAGCATAGGAAGGATCAGTCAAGATTTCTTGATACCCGCTCATCGAGGTATTAAAGACCATCTCGCCTGCACTTTCTCCGGAAGAAAAGATAGAACGTCCTTGAAAAATCGTTCCATCCTCCAAATATATAATTGCTTTTTTCATATGAAATAGATAACAAAAAGGCTAGTAAAACTAGTGATAATATACCATCAATTTGGGGTCAGTCAAAACATATTTGCTCTGCATTATTTTCGCAAATATCGATCAACGCATTCAGCCGCACCGCGCCCCTCATGAATGGCCCAAACAATCAACGATTGACCTCGGCGCATATCTCCCGCCGAAAAAACACCATTAACGCTCGTCATATAATTGACATCTGTTTTAACATTGCCTCTTGAATCAAGCGGAATATTTAAATCCTCGACGAGCCCTTTTTTTAAAGAACCAATAAAGCCCATCGCCAAAATCAGCAAATCGCAATCTACTTCAAACTCAGAATCCGAAATTTCTTTCATCAAGGACCTTGATGTCATCGGATCTTTGGGACCATATTCCAATCTTATGCCATGAAGCTTTTTAAGATTTCCTTTTTCCCCGCTTAAACTTTTTGTCAAAATACAATAATCTTGAGCAACACCTTCTTCGTGAGAACTCCCTTTGCGATAGATGAGCGCCCACTCAGGCCACGGATTATCCGTCGTCCTTGTCAATGAAGGACAAGGAAGAATTTCAAACTGTTTTACGCTTTTTGCCCCTTGACGATTTGCCGTACCAATGCAATCAGCACCCGTATCTCCTCCGCCTAAAATAATAACACTCTTATCTTTAGCATTAATTTGCTCTTTCGGATTAATGAGCACGCCCCCATTAATACGGTTTTGCTGACACAAATAATCCATCGCCTGACAAACTCCTTTTAACTCTCGCCCAGGAATTTTAAGATCGCGCGCTTCTTGTGATCCGCCAGCTAAAACAATCGCATCAAATTCTTTTTGAACATAATGAATCGAAATGTCGACACCAATATGGCATCGTGTTTTAAAAACAATCCCTTCGTCTCGTAAAACGCTGATACGTCTTTCAATGATCTTTTTTTCAAGCTTAAAATCTGGAATTCCCAAAGATAAAATTCCGCCAATATTTTCATTTTTTTCAAAAACGGTAACACGATGACCCGCCTTATTCAACTGATCCGCACAGGCTAATCCAGCAGGTCCCGAGCCAACAATAGCAACCAATTTTCCCGTACGTTTAAGTGGCGGACGAGGCTTGACCCAGCCTTCTTCAAAAGCCTTTTCAATAATTAAAAGCTCTACATTGCGAATGGTGACCGCATCTTTTGTAATTGATAAAACGCAAGAATTTTCGCATGGCGCAGGACAAATGCGGCCAGTCATTTCAGGAAAATTATTTGTTTCCACCAAACGTTCATACGCTTCTTTCCAGCAACCACGATACACAAGATCATTCCAATCAGGAATTAAATTTGCCAGAGGACAACCCCAATGACAAAAAGGCGTTCCACAATCCATACAACGCGCTGCCTGTTGGCTCAAATCTCTATCTGAAAAAGGATGAAAAAACTCCCTCCAATGTCGCTTTCGCGTCTCAACAGAATCCTTAGAAAAATCTTTTCGATCATATTTTAAGAAACCAGTAATATCGCCCATGATTTATTTAAATACCTGTTCTTCGCGCTCTGTTATTTCATCTTCTTTCATCATTTTTCCTAAAACCCGTCGATATTCCATTGGGAAAACTTTGACAAAACAGGGAACCTCTTTTTCCCAATGATCCAAAATGTATTTAGCCTTTTGACTTTGGGTGTAAAAGAAATGTTTTTCAATCATACTTTTAAGTTCTTCAATGTCTTTGTTATCATTCAAAAGCTCTAAATCAACCATACTCAAATTGCATCGACCATCGAGCCTGCTCTCAGGATCATAAATATAGGCAAGTCCTCCGCTCATCCCAGCAGCAAAATTAATGCCAGTCTCTCCTAAAATAACAACGCGCCCTCCTGTCATATATTCACAGCCATGATCCCCAATGCCTTCGACAACGACATGAACACCACTGTTGCGAATAGCAAATCGCTCGCCAACACAACCATGAATATAGACCTCTCCCGAAGTTGCCCCATACAAAAGAACATTGCCACAAATAATGTTTTCGCTAGGATTATAGGTAGATTCTGAATACGGCTTAACAATGATCTTGCCACCGCACAAACCTTTGCCCAAATAATCATTAGCTTCGCCTTCCAAAATAAGAGTCATTCCCTGAGAGGCAAAAGCGCCGAAGCTTTGTCCCGCGGCTCCTTTAAAGCGACAAACAATGGTGTCCTCGAATAAGCCTTCATGGCCATAACGCTTTGCAATTTCTCCAGAGAGCATCGCCCCTGTTGTTAAATTAGTATTCGCAATGGGTAGCTCAATCAAAACAGATTTTTTCTTTTCAAGAGCTTCCCGTGATAGCTCAATAAGCTTGTGATCTAGCACATTTCCGATATCATGGTCTTGAGACTCCAGACAGCGCACAGCCACATTCTTTTCATGAGAAATTTGAGCGAAAATTCTTGAGAAATCTAATCCTTTAGCTTTCCAAAAATCAATCGCCTCATTTACTTCCAAAAGATCACTACGCCCAACAATTTCATCCATAGTCTTAATGCCAAGCTGGGCCAGGTATTCTCGAACTTCTTGAGCAATCAATGAAAAGAAATTTACCACATACTCTGGCTTACCACTAAAATTTTTGCGTAATTGCGGATCCTGTGTTGCAACACCCACGGAACAAGTATTCAAATGACACTTGCGCATCATCACGCATCCACAAACCACTAAAGACGCTGTCGCGAATCCAAATTCTTCCGCGCCTAACAACGTGGCAATCACAACATCCCGGCCAGTCTTCATTTGACCATCAGCCTGAAGACGAACACAACCGCGCAAATTATTTAAAACAAGTGTCTGCTGAGTTTCTGCAAGACCCAGCTCCCACGGAACACCCGCGTGCTTCATAGAAGTCAGAGGGGAAGCACCTGTTCCTCCATCATAACCACTAATGAGCACCATATCGGCATGAGCCTTAGCTACGCCAGCGGCAATCGTGCCGACACCGGCTTCAGAAACTAATTTAACAGAAATGCGTGCCTGCGGATTCACATTCCTTAAATCAAAAATTAATTGTTTAATATCCTCAATTGAATAAATATCATGATGTGGTGGCGGAGAAATCAAAGTAACGCCAGGAGTTGAATGTCGAACTCGCGCGATTTCTTCATTAACTTTATGACCCGGAAGCTGTCCCCCTTCCCCTGGTTTAGCTCCTTGCGCGATTTTAATTTGAAGCTCTTTAGCATTAACCAGATACTCAGCCGTAACACCAAAACGACCACTCGCGATCTGCTTAACGGCACTACACCGATCGTCACCATTAGGAAGCAATTGATAACGAGCAGGATCTTCTCCCCCTTCACCGCTGTTACTCCTAGCGCCGATACGATTCATGGCAATCGCCAATGTTTCATGGGCTTCACGACTAATAGACCCAAATGACATAGCCGATGTCACAAACCTTTTCATAATAGAAGAAATTGGCTCAACCTCATCAATCGAAATAGCTTTTGTTTCCTTAAATTTAAAAAGCCCGCGCAACGTGTATTGTTTTTTCGTCTGATCATTGATAAGCTGGGCATACTCTCTATAAACTTTCTCGTCATTATTACGCGTCGCTGT
Above is a window of Candidatus Omnitrophota bacterium DNA encoding:
- a CDS encoding glutamate synthase subunit beta, yielding MGDITGFLKYDRKDFSKDSVETRKRHWREFFHPFSDRDLSQQAARCMDCGTPFCHWGCPLANLIPDWNDLVYRGCWKEAYERLVETNNFPEMTGRICPAPCENSCVLSITKDAVTIRNVELLIIEKAFEEGWVKPRPPLKRTGKLVAIVGSGPAGLACADQLNKAGHRVTVFEKNENIGGILSLGIPDFKLEKKIIERRISVLRDEGIVFKTRCHIGVDISIHYVQKEFDAIVLAGGSQEARDLKIPGRELKGVCQAMDYLCQQNRINGGVLINPKEQINAKDKSVIILGGGDTGADCIGTANRQGAKSVKQFEILPCPSLTRTTDNPWPEWALIYRKGSSHEEGVAQDYCILTKSLSGEKGNLKKLHGIRLEYGPKDPMTSRSLMKEISDSEFEVDCDLLILAMGFIGSLKKGLVEDLNIPLDSRGNVKTDVNYMTSVNGVFSAGDMRRGQSLIVWAIHEGRGAAECVDRYLRK